ACTACAGGTGGAGTGAAGAAGCCTCACAGATACCGCCCCGGTACTGTTGCTCTTCGGTAAGTGTTGGTTGCTAGACTATTTTGGCGAAAGATGTTGATTAGATAATTGTCTCTTTATGTTTTAGGAGAATGGGATAAATTACTTGTTTCATGCCCCACAATTGTGTATGTGATGACAATTTCTTATATTATGCAGTGAAATCCGTAAGTACCAGAAGAGTACTGAGCTCTTGATCAGGAAGCTTCCCTTCCAGAGGCTTGTTCGTGAAATTGCCCAGGACTTCAAGGTAAATTTTCTGCTAATTGTCTTGGCTAGTGTGTCATTGGTATATTGGGGTATATGCTTTTATGGTATACTTGGTGATAATTGGTTCTCTGTGTGACTCTCTTCGTTTCAGACTGATCTGCGTTTCCAGAGTCATGCTGTGTTGGCTCTTCAAGAAGCTGCTGAGGCCTACTTGGTTGGTCTGTTTGAGGACACCAATCTTTGTGCCATTCATGCCAAGCGTGTGACTATTATGCCCAAGGACATTCAGCTTGCTAGGCGTATTAGGGGCGAGCGTGCTTAAGTTGATCAACTGTGGCAGTTTTTATTGTCgcttttttagatatttttttatgtgaaGACTTAAAGTTGGTAATGAAAACTAATAGTAGGGATGATGTCCTATGTTGATGCTTATTTTTGTAAGGTGGTATGGAGGTGTGCTGTAATTGTTGGTTCTGTTTGGGGGGCGGAAAGTCAATAGTAGTATCTGTTTGAATCTCTTGATGTTTTTGTTGTCACACTTCTGGTGTTGAACAATGTTCCAGAATTTGCATCTAATGGTTAGTTGGACTACTATTTGTTAATATCGTCTgtctttttttttggtcaaattGGAGTTTGGTATTGAATGGTTGGTATCATCATTGTATGAGGATTCCCAGCAGGATGATGCCTTTGTACATGTCGTTGAATGGTTGGTGTCATTGTCTGTATCATTACTTTGTCAAGTTAAAACTGTCTATAGTATTTTAGGGAGAGTGGTTCTTGTCGTGTGTGATTTATCAACTTCCATTTGCAATTCTTAAGAAAGAGTAATTAGCTTGTTTCCTAACCAAAATTTGTGCAACATGGATTAATAACTATTGTGTTGCTATGATACCCGACTCGTCAAACATGTAATGGGACTTTATAAAGTTTTCTTCAAAGGCAGCAAATGCATGAGACTCTTTATGTTGCTCTAATTGTTAGATATATTGTTGTAATTTGAAGTTTGGTCTCaaattaaaactcaaaatcATGTGTCTTTTTGCCGTAATACTACCCAGGCCTTACCTCTGATGGGCTAACACAAAGGTAGTGAAACAACTTCATGTGTctagaaatcaagaaaaatgacCTACAATTGATTAATTAGTAACTGACCCATATAACTGCTTGTTTGATTTCAACCTTTATTCATATATTTAATGTTTGTCCGTCATTTTCCGAGCTCCAAGCTCAAAACTTTCCTCCCTTGCTTCAGTACCTTTGAACGTTATTCTTCCCGCCGTACCAGTAAACCCCCCAAATCACCTCAACTTGTCTACGCAAGCAACATCAAAATCAACGAATTGGCACGGCAAGGCAAACTTCAACAAGCCCGGAAGGTGTTTGATGAAATGTTACAAAGAGATGTAGTTTCTTGGAATTCAATGATTACAGCCTATTGGCAAAATGGGTATCTGGATGAGTCAAAGAAACTCTTTGTATCAATGCCGGAGATGACTGTAGTTACTTGGAATTCGATGATTGCGGGCTGTGTGGAAAATGATCGCATTGATAGTGCTACTATGTATTTTAGAACTATGCCTGAGAGGAATATTGGGTCCTGGAACGCGATGATATCAGGTTATGTTAAGTATGGTATGATGGAGGAAGCAGCGAGGTTGTTTGATGAGATGCCAAAAAAGAATGTTATTTCTTATACTGCAATGATTGATGGGTATATGAAGAAAGGTGAGATTGACAAGG
This Solanum dulcamara chromosome 1, daSolDulc1.2, whole genome shotgun sequence DNA region includes the following protein-coding sequences:
- the LOC129898344 gene encoding histone H3.3, whose amino-acid sequence is MARTKQTARKSTGGKAPRKQLATKAARKSAPTTGGVKKPHRYRPGTVALREIRKYQKSTELLIRKLPFQRLVREIAQDFKTDLRFQSHAVLALQEAAEAYLVGLFEDTNLCAIHAKRVTIMPKDIQLARRIRGERA